In Sphingomonas crocodyli, a genomic segment contains:
- the yajC gene encoding preprotein translocase subunit YajC — translation MFSTPAYAATGAAPSGSGLAMIMQFAPLIFIFVIFYFLLIRPQQKRAADHRKTIEAVKKGDLVVTAGGVRGKVTKVEDNEVEVEIAPNVRVKIVRATLSDVTPSGSSKPAND, via the coding sequence ATGTTTTCGACCCCCGCTTATGCCGCCACGGGCGCTGCGCCCTCGGGCAGCGGCCTCGCGATGATCATGCAGTTCGCGCCGCTGATCTTCATCTTCGTGATCTTCTATTTCCTGCTCATCCGCCCGCAGCAGAAGCGCGCGGCCGATCATCGCAAGACGATCGAAGCGGTGAAGAAGGGCGATCTGGTCGTCACCGCCGGCGGCGTCCGCGGTAAGGTGACCAAGGTCGAAGACAATGAGGTCGAGGTCGAAATCGCGCCGAACGTGCGCGTGAAGATCGTCCGCGCGACCCTGTCGGACGTGACCCCGTCGGGTTCGTCCAAGCCCGCGAACGACTGA